In Desulfofundulus kuznetsovii DSM 6115, the following are encoded in one genomic region:
- a CDS encoding polysaccharide deacetylase family protein produces MRVYFFSRQRLLRGFLLLMLSFSLLAWGYWYNLSLQALPVQSQPVYQGSSREKEIALTVNVFWGEEYLPQMLDILEREGVKATFFIGGQWAEQFPVLTRTIHQKGHEIGSHGYAHPHPDQLSVSGNLQDIRRAEEVLVKITGERPKLFAPPYGEHGQSVLQAAREAGYRTILWSVDTVDWQRPEPQVISNRVLEKVHNGAIVLMHPTAPTTEALPVIIKELKSRGYRLVTVSQLLRHLEDDQ; encoded by the coding sequence ATGCGCGTTTATTTTTTTAGCCGTCAGCGATTGTTACGGGGCTTTTTGCTCCTGATGCTTAGTTTTTCCCTCCTGGCCTGGGGATACTGGTATAACCTCTCCCTGCAGGCGTTGCCGGTACAGTCGCAACCCGTTTACCAGGGCAGCAGCCGGGAAAAGGAAATTGCCCTCACAGTAAATGTGTTTTGGGGGGAAGAGTACCTGCCCCAAATGTTGGATATTTTGGAAAGGGAAGGTGTAAAAGCCACCTTTTTTATTGGCGGGCAGTGGGCGGAACAATTTCCGGTGTTGACCCGGACGATCCACCAAAAGGGGCACGAAATTGGTAGTCACGGCTATGCCCATCCCCACCCGGACCAGCTTTCAGTAAGCGGTAATTTACAGGACATCCGCCGGGCGGAGGAGGTGCTGGTGAAAATAACCGGGGAGCGCCCGAAATTATTTGCTCCTCCTTACGGCGAACACGGCCAGTCAGTGCTCCAGGCAGCCAGGGAAGCGGGGTACCGGACCATCCTGTGGAGTGTGGACACCGTGGACTGGCAGCGTCCCGAACCCCAGGTGATCAGCAACCGGGTTCTGGAAAAGGTCCATAATGGAGCGATTGTGCTGATGCATCCCACGGCTCCTACAACAGAAGCGCTGCCGGTAATCATTAAAGAATTAAAGTCCCGCGGCTACCGTTTGGTAACCGTGTCCCAGTTGCTGCGCCACCTGGAGGATGATCAGTAG